From a region of the Enterobacter cancerogenus genome:
- the yihU gene encoding sulfolactaldehyde 3-reductase has product MSAIAFIGLGQMGAPMAKNLLKHDHSLRVFDVNPQAVQALVDCGAQAAETPEQAARGAEFVITMLPNGDLVRSVLFGELGVCEGLSRDALVIDMSTIHPLQTDALIGEMAELGFSMMDVPVGRTSDHAIAGTLLLLAGGTAQQVERATPVLMAMGNELVNAGGPGMGIRVKLINNYMSIALNALSAEAAVLCEALGLSFDVALKVMSGTPAGKGHFTTSWPNKVLKGDLTPAFMIDLAHKDLGIALDVANQLHVPMPLGAASREVYNQARAAGRGREDWTAILEQVRASAGLKKTH; this is encoded by the coding sequence ATGTCAGCAATCGCATTTATCGGTTTAGGGCAGATGGGCGCGCCAATGGCGAAGAATCTGCTGAAGCACGACCATTCGCTTCGCGTCTTCGACGTGAACCCGCAGGCCGTACAGGCGCTGGTTGACTGCGGTGCGCAGGCAGCAGAAACGCCTGAACAGGCAGCAAGAGGGGCCGAGTTTGTCATCACCATGCTGCCAAATGGCGACCTGGTGCGCTCGGTGCTGTTTGGCGAGCTGGGCGTGTGTGAAGGATTATCCCGCGACGCGCTGGTCATTGATATGTCCACTATTCACCCGCTGCAAACCGACGCCCTGATCGGCGAAATGGCTGAGTTAGGTTTCAGCATGATGGATGTTCCCGTCGGACGCACCTCCGACCATGCCATCGCCGGGACATTACTCCTGCTGGCGGGCGGCACGGCGCAGCAGGTTGAGCGCGCCACCCCGGTGCTGATGGCGATGGGCAACGAACTGGTCAACGCGGGCGGCCCGGGCATGGGGATCCGCGTGAAGCTTATCAACAACTACATGAGCATCGCCCTCAACGCGCTTTCCGCCGAGGCGGCCGTGCTGTGTGAAGCGCTCGGCCTCTCCTTCGATGTCGCGCTGAAGGTGATGAGCGGTACGCCAGCGGGTAAAGGCCACTTCACCACCTCCTGGCCGAACAAGGTGCTGAAAGGCGATCTTACGCCCGCGTTCATGATCGACCTGGCGCATAAAGATCTGGGGATCGCCCTGGATGTCGCAAACCAACTGCACGTCCCGATGCCGCTGGGTGCCGCCTCGCGTGAGGTCTACAACCAGGCGCGCGCCGCCGGACGCGGGCGCGAAGACTGGACGGCCATTCTTGAACAGGTTCGCGCATCCGCCGGGCTGAAAAAAACACACTGA